One region of Triticum aestivum cultivar Chinese Spring chromosome 6B, IWGSC CS RefSeq v2.1, whole genome shotgun sequence genomic DNA includes:
- the LOC123136130 gene encoding RNA-binding protein L isoform X2 produces the protein MMPQPQPGVVPPQWGAIPPPMPPHHLYAPPPPQMWGQPLPPQQAAYGQQAAYYGRPAAPTQAPAGPNEVRTLWLGDLQYWMDENYVYNCFASTGEVQSVKLIRDKQTGQLQGYGFIEFTSRAGAERALQTFNGAMMPNAEMAYRLNWATAGGKHDDGADYTIFVGDLAADVTDYVLQETFRVQYPSVKGAKVVTDKLTMRPKGYGFVKFGDPTEQTRAMTEMNGRLCSSRPMRIGPAANKQKATGVQEKVPSSQGVQTDNDPSNSTIFVGGLDPNATEDVLKQVFTPYGDVVHVKIPVGKRCGFVQYASRSSAEEALLILQGTMIGGQNVRLSWGRSPSNKQVQDFNHWGGATANAGYYGYAQGYGAYGYAATQPQDPNMYGYGTYAGYPNYPQQVAQQPQQEPVKSSLNVDAV, from the exons ATGATGCCCCAGCCGCAGCCCGGCGTCGTCCCGCCGCAGTGGGGCGCCATCCCACCGCCCATGCCGCCTCACCACCTctacgcgccgccgcccccgcagaTGTGGGGCCAGCCGCTGCCGCCCCAGCAGGCAGCGTATGGGCAGCAGGCCGCGTACTACGGCCGGCCGGCTGCCCCGACGCAGGCGCCCGCTGGGCCCAACGAGGTCAGGACACTCTGGTTAGGGGACCTGCAGTACTGGATGGACGAGAACTACGTCTACAATTGCTTCGCGAGCACCGGCGAG GTGCAATCTGTGAAGCTGATTCGGGACAAGCAGACTGGACAACTTCAAGGTTATGGCTTCATTGAATTCACAAGCCGTGCTGGCGCTGAAAGAGCTCTTCAGACATTCAACGGGGCAATGATGCCAAATGCTGAGATGGCATACAGATTGAACTGGGCGACTGCTGGTGGAAAACATGATGATGGCGCTGATTACACAATATTTGTTGGTGATTTGGCTGCTGATGTCACAGACTACGTATTGCAAGAGACATTTAGGGTCCAGTATCCCTCTGTTAAGGGTGCAAAAGTTGTAACGGATAAACTGACAATGCGCCCAAAGGGCTATGGCTTTGTGAAATTTGGTGATCCCACGGAGCAAACTCGTGCAATGACTGAAATGAATGGGAGGCTCTGTTCTTCAAGGCCCATGCGTATCGGACCAGCTGCAAATAAGCAAAAAGCAACTGGAGTTCAAGAGAAAG TACCAAGTTCTCAGGGGGTTCAGACTGACAATGATCCTAGCAATTCCACT ATATTTGTTGGTGGCCTTGACCCCAACGCTACTGAGGATGTTTTGAAACAAGTTTTCACTCCATATGGTGATGTGGTCCATGTTAAGATACCTGTTGGCAAAAGATGTGGTTTTGTTCAATATGCTAGCAG ATCCTCTGCGGAGGAAGCCCTGCTAATACTGCAAGGTACCATGATTGGAGGGCAGAACGTGAGGCTTTCATGGGGTCGAAGCCCTTCAAACAAACAAGTTCAG GACTTCAACCACTGGGGTGGTGCTACTGCTAATGCTGGCTACTATGGCTACGCACAAGGCTACGGGGCTTATGGATATGCTGCTACTCAACCTCAGGACCCAAACATGTATGGGTATGGGACATATGCTGGCTACCCAAACTATCCACAACAAGTAGCACAGCAGCCGCAGCAGGAACCTGTAAAATCTTCGCTAAATGTAGATGCCGTCTGA
- the LOC123136130 gene encoding RNA-binding protein L isoform X1, with translation MMPQPQPGVVPPQWGAIPPPMPPHHLYAPPPPQMWGQPLPPQQAAYGQQAAYYGRPAAPTQAPAGPNEVRTLWLGDLQYWMDENYVYNCFASTGEVQSVKLIRDKQTGQLQGYGFIEFTSRAGAERALQTFNGAMMPNAEMAYRLNWATAGGKHDDGADYTIFVGDLAADVTDYVLQETFRVQYPSVKGAKVVTDKLTMRPKGYGFVKFGDPTEQTRAMTEMNGRLCSSRPMRIGPAANKQKATGVQEKVPSSQGVQTDNDPSNSTIFVGGLDPNATEDVLKQVFTPYGDVVHVKIPVGKRCGFVQYASRSSAEEALLILQGTMIGGQNVRLSWGRSPSNKQVQSQQDFNHWGGATANAGYYGYAQGYGAYGYAATQPQDPNMYGYGTYAGYPNYPQQVAQQPQQEPVKSSLNVDAV, from the exons ATGATGCCCCAGCCGCAGCCCGGCGTCGTCCCGCCGCAGTGGGGCGCCATCCCACCGCCCATGCCGCCTCACCACCTctacgcgccgccgcccccgcagaTGTGGGGCCAGCCGCTGCCGCCCCAGCAGGCAGCGTATGGGCAGCAGGCCGCGTACTACGGCCGGCCGGCTGCCCCGACGCAGGCGCCCGCTGGGCCCAACGAGGTCAGGACACTCTGGTTAGGGGACCTGCAGTACTGGATGGACGAGAACTACGTCTACAATTGCTTCGCGAGCACCGGCGAG GTGCAATCTGTGAAGCTGATTCGGGACAAGCAGACTGGACAACTTCAAGGTTATGGCTTCATTGAATTCACAAGCCGTGCTGGCGCTGAAAGAGCTCTTCAGACATTCAACGGGGCAATGATGCCAAATGCTGAGATGGCATACAGATTGAACTGGGCGACTGCTGGTGGAAAACATGATGATGGCGCTGATTACACAATATTTGTTGGTGATTTGGCTGCTGATGTCACAGACTACGTATTGCAAGAGACATTTAGGGTCCAGTATCCCTCTGTTAAGGGTGCAAAAGTTGTAACGGATAAACTGACAATGCGCCCAAAGGGCTATGGCTTTGTGAAATTTGGTGATCCCACGGAGCAAACTCGTGCAATGACTGAAATGAATGGGAGGCTCTGTTCTTCAAGGCCCATGCGTATCGGACCAGCTGCAAATAAGCAAAAAGCAACTGGAGTTCAAGAGAAAG TACCAAGTTCTCAGGGGGTTCAGACTGACAATGATCCTAGCAATTCCACT ATATTTGTTGGTGGCCTTGACCCCAACGCTACTGAGGATGTTTTGAAACAAGTTTTCACTCCATATGGTGATGTGGTCCATGTTAAGATACCTGTTGGCAAAAGATGTGGTTTTGTTCAATATGCTAGCAG ATCCTCTGCGGAGGAAGCCCTGCTAATACTGCAAGGTACCATGATTGGAGGGCAGAACGTGAGGCTTTCATGGGGTCGAAGCCCTTCAAACAAACAAGTTCAG TCTCAACAGGACTTCAACCACTGGGGTGGTGCTACTGCTAATGCTGGCTACTATGGCTACGCACAAGGCTACGGGGCTTATGGATATGCTGCTACTCAACCTCAGGACCCAAACATGTATGGGTATGGGACATATGCTGGCTACCCAAACTATCCACAACAAGTAGCACAGCAGCCGCAGCAGGAACCTGTAAAATCTTCGCTAAATGTAGATGCCGTCTGA